GTTGGCGCCGTTGGCATTGATGGCATAAATGTCGCCGCCGCTGGCGGTTTGGAACACAATTGTGCTTGGTAGTGAACTGGGGGCAGGTACAGGAGCAGCCAGGTTATTGGATTGGAGCGGAGCAAAATATGTTGGGTCGCCCTTAATGGAGACGTAGTATGATTTGCCGCTGATCCAGCCGCTATTGCCAGCGGGTAATTCCACCTGCCACCAGTCGCTGGTCGCATTGTAGCCAATAGCCGTAACCTGTTCGCCCTGCATCAGGTAATCAATCACCTCATAGGTCATGTCGGGGCCGGTGCGCACGCTCAAGACCGGAGCGATGACGGTTAAAGTAGGGCTGTCATCCCCCTGGGCTGCTGCCTGGGGCACAAAAATGGTAATGAGCCCGAGTAGCAACAACATTGCCGGCCACAGATAACCGGTTGTCCACTTTAGTGCCTTTACCGATATGTTATTTGAGTTCATCTGATTTATCTCCATTCTCAACGGCCCTTTAGCGAGGCGGCGGCCCACCGCCCATCATAAAGCCACGCTGCATCCCCTCATTCTCGTCGAGGAATGAGGTTACCTGGCCTACTACTTCATCACCGGCTTTTAAATCGGGCGATTGCACCACCGTCCACTCACCTTGAACCTCTCCGGTTGTCACCTGGACCCGCTGCCGCTGCCCATCCCGCACCACCAGCACATAATTCTCACCCTCAAATTCCTGGACGGAGGTGGTCGGCACCAACCAGCCGGGTTTAGCATTTTGGTCTATAATAGTGGCTACGGCCGTCATTCCGGGCAGCACCCCTTCCAGATTCTCATCGTCCAAGCGGATGGTGACCGGGTAGTTGACTACGCCGCTGTCAGACGTGCTCACCGGCACAATCTGGCTGACCGTGCCGCTAAAGGTGCGGTTGGGCAGCGCGTCAATGGCAATTTCAACGGGCTGGCCTAACTTAACTTTGGGGATGTCCACTTCGGCCACAATTACGTTCAGTTCCAGTTGGGTCAGATCGGTCAGGGTAACGGCATTGAGGGAATCGGAATTGACTTTTTGACCTTCTTCAACGTCCACGGCTAACACGGTTCCGTCAATCGGCGACAGCAGTCTGGTCTGGGCCAAATCGTCCTGGGCCTCTTCCAGATCAAGTTGAGCCTCGGCTACGTTTATTTTTGCTGCCTGCAAATCCGCCTCGCTGGCGCCGTTGAGCAAGTCGGCCAGTTGGGCCTCGGCGCTGGCCACCTGGGCTTCGGCTGAGGCTAACTCAGCCTCGGTGGGCTGGTTGCGCAGGGTGTCTAATTGGTGTTTGGCGTTTTGAATACTGCTCAAGGCGTCTTGCAAATCGGCCTCAGAGGCCGGGGCGGTGGCTTCTTCGTAGGCGGCTTTGGCCGCTTCGTAATCAAAAGTGGCCTCCTGCAAAGCTGTGGCCTGGGCAGACGCGCCGATATCGCCTTTGTATGCAACTCGGTCATAGTCAGCTTGAGCGTTTTGTAAAGCCAGGGTCTTTTTTTGCAGGTCAACCCCTAGTTGGATTAATTCCGTTTCGCTTACGCCATCCACCAATTCCTGGTGGCGTTCTTGGGCTGCGGCCAGGGTTGCTTCGGCCGCAGCCAATTCTTCGGCGCTGGGACCGGCCTGTACCTCGGCCAGATTTTCTCGGCCCGAAGCCAAGCTGGCCTGGGCCGAGGCAATATCAGCCGGGTCGGCGGCCTCAAGCAATTCATCTAACTGGGTCTGGGCAGAGGTCAAATTCAACTCGGTCCGCTTGACAGCACGCTCCAGATCAACGGTGTCCATAGCCACCAGCAGGTCGCCGACGGCAACGTTGTCGCCCACTTCCACGGGCACTTCGATGACAATCCCGGCCACGCGCAGCATGGCCGAATACTGACTCACCACCTCAATGTTACCGGCCGCGTCCACTTGCGCGTTATCCGTGGCGGGACGGATGATGGTTGTTGGCAGATCCGGCGCATCAGGTTGAACACCTTGCGCATTGGCGCCCCTGGTCATCGAGAGTAAATTGGGGCCAAAAAAGTAACCCAGGCCAATTAAGACGGCAATAACCGCCAGGGAAATCCAAATCCATTTCTTTTTATT
This Anaerolineae bacterium DNA region includes the following protein-coding sequences:
- a CDS encoding efflux RND transporter periplasmic adaptor subunit, which produces MNKKKWIWISLAVIAVLIGLGYFFGPNLLSMTRGANAQGVQPDAPDLPTTIIRPATDNAQVDAAGNIEVVSQYSAMLRVAGIVIEVPVEVGDNVAVGDLLVAMDTVDLERAVKRTELNLTSAQTQLDELLEAADPADIASAQASLASGRENLAEVQAGPSAEELAAAEATLAAAQERHQELVDGVSETELIQLGVDLQKKTLALQNAQADYDRVAYKGDIGASAQATALQEATFDYEAAKAAYEEATAPASEADLQDALSSIQNAKHQLDTLRNQPTEAELASAEAQVASAEAQLADLLNGASEADLQAAKINVAEAQLDLEEAQDDLAQTRLLSPIDGTVLAVDVEEGQKVNSDSLNAVTLTDLTQLELNVIVAEVDIPKVKLGQPVEIAIDALPNRTFSGTVSQIVPVSTSDSGVVNYPVTIRLDDENLEGVLPGMTAVATIIDQNAKPGWLVPTTSVQEFEGENYVLVVRDGQRQRVQVTTGEVQGEWTVVQSPDLKAGDEVVGQVTSFLDENEGMQRGFMMGGGPPPR